A window from Azoarcus sp. DD4 encodes these proteins:
- a CDS encoding RnfABCDGE type electron transport complex subunit G encodes MSTADRYGAARTSLRTAAIMLVFTVVFTALMASTYRATRPAIEASVQEEQLRLVNEVLPATAYDNALLDDVILTRATVQLGFDGARVWRARRGGDVVAMVLEAAATDGYAGRIGLIVAVGADGRLQGVRVTSHKETPGLGDYIDPKKDRNKRSPWIAQFAGIAWQDMAAERWTVRKDGGAFDYRAGATISARAVTSAVGKAVGFAVEQRDALIAAASGATLGETP; translated from the coding sequence ATGAGCACCGCCGACCGTTACGGCGCTGCCCGCACTTCGCTGCGGACGGCAGCCATCATGCTGGTGTTCACGGTGGTCTTCACCGCCCTGATGGCCTCCACCTACCGCGCCACCCGCCCGGCCATCGAGGCCTCGGTGCAGGAAGAACAACTGCGCCTGGTCAACGAAGTGCTGCCGGCCACCGCTTACGACAATGCCCTGCTCGACGACGTCATCCTTACCCGCGCCACAGTGCAGCTTGGCTTCGACGGCGCCCGCGTGTGGCGTGCGCGCCGCGGCGGCGACGTGGTGGCGATGGTGCTAGAGGCAGCCGCGACCGACGGCTACGCCGGCCGCATCGGCCTGATCGTCGCGGTCGGTGCCGACGGCAGGCTGCAGGGCGTGCGGGTCACCAGCCACAAGGAAACGCCGGGGCTGGGCGACTACATCGATCCGAAGAAGGACCGCAACAAGCGCTCACCCTGGATCGCGCAGTTCGCGGGTATCGCCTGGCAGGACATGGCCGCTGAACGCTGGACGGTGCGCAAGGACGGCGGCGCCTTCGACTACCGTGCCGGCGCCACCATCAGCGCGCGCGCCGTGACCAGCGCGGTCGGCAAGGCGGTGGGCTTTGCAGTCGAACAACGCGATGCGCTGATCGCCGCGGCCAGCGGTGCCACGCTGGGAGAAACGCCTTGA
- a CDS encoding VWA domain-containing protein, which produces MLIDFFLHLKARKLPVSTREFLTLLEGLRERVCGHSIDEFYFYARACLVKDESLYDRYDQAFGEYFKGVSELPGMDAEIPEDWLRAAMKKHLSPEEQARLQKLGWDKLMEEFRKRLDEQKGRHQGGSKWIGTGGSSPFGNNGTHPEGIRVGGDSAGNRTAVKVWDKREFRNLDDSVELGTRNIKVALRRLRRFARDGAAEELDLDGTIAATARNAGWLDLLMRPERHNAVKVLLFFDVGGSMDDHIKVCEELFSACRTEFKHLEYFYFHNCVYETVWRDSSRRHHERTELLDVIHRYGPDYKLIFVGDATMSPYEILHQHGSIEHMNAEPGAAWLRRLLDAYPAAAWLNPEPERLWGYRKSIELIHQIVGGRMFPMTLDGLGRAMQSLSKKH; this is translated from the coding sequence ATGCTGATCGACTTCTTCCTGCACCTGAAGGCGCGCAAGCTGCCGGTGTCCACGCGCGAATTCCTCACCCTGCTCGAAGGCCTGCGCGAACGCGTGTGCGGGCATTCCATCGACGAGTTCTATTTCTACGCACGTGCCTGCCTGGTCAAGGACGAATCGCTCTACGACCGCTACGACCAGGCCTTCGGCGAGTACTTCAAGGGCGTCAGCGAACTGCCCGGCATGGACGCCGAAATCCCGGAGGACTGGCTGCGTGCGGCGATGAAGAAGCATCTCAGCCCGGAGGAACAGGCCAGACTGCAGAAGCTCGGCTGGGACAAGCTGATGGAGGAATTCCGCAAACGCCTGGACGAGCAGAAAGGCCGCCACCAGGGCGGCAGCAAGTGGATAGGCACCGGCGGCAGCTCGCCCTTCGGCAACAACGGCACCCACCCGGAAGGCATCCGCGTGGGCGGCGATTCCGCCGGCAACCGGACCGCGGTGAAAGTGTGGGACAAGCGTGAGTTCCGCAACCTGGACGATAGCGTCGAACTTGGCACCCGCAACATCAAGGTCGCGCTACGCCGGCTGCGCCGCTTTGCCCGCGACGGTGCGGCGGAAGAACTCGACCTCGACGGCACCATCGCCGCGACAGCACGCAACGCCGGCTGGCTGGATCTGCTGATGCGGCCGGAACGCCACAACGCGGTCAAGGTGCTGCTGTTCTTCGACGTCGGCGGCTCGATGGACGACCACATCAAGGTGTGCGAGGAGCTGTTCTCCGCCTGCCGCACCGAGTTCAAGCACCTCGAATACTTCTACTTCCACAACTGCGTATATGAAACCGTATGGCGCGACAGCAGCCGGCGTCACCATGAACGCACCGAGCTGCTCGACGTAATCCATCGCTACGGGCCGGACTACAAGCTGATCTTCGTCGGCGACGCCACCATGAGCCCCTACGAGATCCTGCACCAGCACGGCTCCATCGAGCACATGAACGCCGAACCGGGCGCCGCCTGGCTGCGCCGCCTGCTCGACGCCTACCCAGCGGCTGCCTGGCTCAATCCCGAGCCGGAACGGCTGTGGGGCTACCGCAAATCGATCGAGCTGATCCACCAGATCGTCGGAGGCCGGATGTTCCCGATGACGCTGGACGGCCTCGGCCGCGCGATGCAGTCGCTCTCGAAGAAGCACTGA
- a CDS encoding MarR family winged helix-turn-helix transcriptional regulator encodes MPPSQNALKKPADKVTTVTPLSVLQRFRVLIRTAQRHSQWIERQSGVTGAQLWALQELSEAPGLRVGELANRMALHQSTASNMVDRLETGKLLRKERTSADQRVVRLYLTEEGEALLRRAPSPARGVLPEALRLLDEEALSRLQGELDVLLRQIKDLDEGFGMQPLPFTE; translated from the coding sequence ATGCCCCCGTCGCAAAACGCCTTGAAGAAGCCCGCGGACAAAGTAACCACTGTTACGCCCTTGTCGGTGCTGCAGCGCTTCAGGGTGCTGATCCGTACCGCGCAGCGTCATTCCCAATGGATCGAACGTCAGAGCGGGGTTACCGGTGCCCAGCTGTGGGCACTCCAGGAATTGAGCGAAGCGCCGGGCCTGCGCGTGGGCGAGCTGGCCAACAGGATGGCCCTGCACCAGTCGACCGCGTCCAACATGGTCGATCGTCTGGAAACCGGCAAGCTGCTCCGCAAGGAGCGCACCAGTGCAGATCAGCGCGTGGTGCGGCTGTACCTTACCGAGGAGGGCGAAGCCCTGCTGCGGCGTGCGCCTTCCCCGGCGCGCGGCGTGTTGCCCGAGGCGTTGCGCCTTCTCGACGAGGAAGCGCTGTCGCGGCTGCAGGGCGAACTCGACGTCCTGCTTAGGCAGATCAAGGATTTGGATGAAGGCTTCGGCATGCAGCCCTTGCCCTTCACCGAATGA
- the nth gene encoding endonuclease III, translating to MKRDAIREFFRRLAAANPEPKTELEYATPYQLLVAVVLSAQATDKSVNIATRKLFAAAPTPEAMLALGDEGVADYIKTIGLFRNKAKNTVALSRLLLERHGGEVPKDREALEALPGVGRKTANVVLNTVFREPVMAVDTHIFRVANRTGLAPGKDVNAVEQALLKRVPKDYLLDAHHWLILHGRYVCTARKPDCAACIVRDLCLFRDKTA from the coding sequence ATGAAGCGCGACGCGATCCGCGAATTCTTCCGTCGACTTGCCGCAGCCAATCCCGAACCGAAAACCGAACTCGAGTACGCCACGCCATACCAGCTGCTGGTGGCGGTGGTGCTGTCGGCGCAGGCGACCGACAAGAGCGTGAATATCGCCACCCGCAAGCTGTTCGCCGCGGCACCGACGCCGGAGGCGATGCTCGCGCTCGGCGACGAAGGGGTGGCCGACTACATCAAGACCATCGGCCTGTTCCGCAACAAAGCCAAGAACACCGTGGCGCTGTCGCGCCTGCTGCTAGAGCGGCATGGCGGCGAAGTGCCCAAGGACCGCGAAGCGCTCGAAGCGCTGCCCGGTGTCGGCCGCAAGACGGCCAACGTCGTGCTCAACACCGTTTTCCGCGAACCGGTCATGGCGGTCGACACCCACATCTTCCGGGTCGCCAACCGTACCGGGCTCGCCCCGGGCAAGGACGTGAACGCAGTCGAGCAAGCCCTGCTCAAACGCGTACCGAAGGACTACCTGCTCGACGCCCATCACTGGCTGATCCTGCACGGCCGCTACGTCTGCACCGCGCGCAAACCCGATTGCGCTGCCTGCATCGTGCGCGACCTGTGCCTGTTCCGCGACAAGACCGCCTGA
- the rsxC gene encoding electron transport complex subunit RsxC produces the protein MIGRLFNFRGGIKPDAHKQESAASPIRPAPLPSRLVVPLRQSTRATSRCLVQPGQRVLKGERIGEPEGTLGTAVHAPTSGTVVEVGLHPMAHPSGLDTRCVVIEPDGEERWIEHAPFDHRAAGRERSLAHLRECGVVGLGGATFPSHVKLGRGSGIDTLILNGAECEPWITCDDRLMRERAPAILAGAAILRELIGARRLIIGIEDNKPEALAAMRSAAAGIEGEVAVVAVPALYPAGGEKQLIRVLTGIEIPYGKLGGDFGVQCFNVGTAHAVHRAFACGEPLVSRVVTLTGNVAAAGNYEVLIGTPIDELLPLARPRSDTDRYLMGGPMMGFALPRLDVPVAKATNCVISASPALFPPPQPEQACIRCGECARACPAELQPFELYWFSRAKNFGKAQEYHLFDCIECGCCAYVCPAHIPLVDYYRFAKSEIWARERDKSAADAARERFEFRNFRQDREKEEKAAKLAAKAAETRAKLASGDDSKAEPTAPAPAAEDPKKALIAAALARAQAQKQEVQPRNTDNLSQDTQAEIADIEARRRQQGTAHAAASPAVAADDNPQ, from the coding sequence ATGATAGGGCGGCTGTTCAACTTCCGCGGCGGCATCAAGCCCGACGCCCACAAGCAGGAATCGGCCGCGTCGCCGATCCGCCCTGCGCCGCTGCCATCCCGGCTGGTGGTGCCGCTGCGCCAGAGCACCCGTGCCACCTCGCGCTGCCTGGTGCAGCCCGGCCAGCGGGTGCTGAAGGGCGAACGCATAGGCGAACCGGAAGGCACGCTCGGCACCGCCGTCCATGCACCGACCTCGGGCACCGTGGTCGAAGTCGGCCTGCATCCGATGGCCCACCCATCCGGGCTCGACACCCGCTGCGTGGTCATCGAACCCGACGGCGAGGAGCGCTGGATCGAACACGCTCCCTTCGATCACCGCGCCGCCGGCCGCGAGCGCAGCCTCGCCCACTTGCGCGAATGCGGCGTCGTCGGCCTCGGCGGCGCGACCTTCCCGAGCCACGTCAAACTCGGTCGCGGCAGCGGCATCGACACGCTGATCTTGAACGGCGCCGAATGCGAACCCTGGATCACCTGCGACGACCGCCTGATGCGCGAGCGCGCCCCGGCCATCCTCGCCGGCGCAGCCATCCTGCGCGAGCTGATCGGTGCCCGCCGGCTCATCATCGGCATCGAAGACAACAAGCCCGAGGCGCTTGCGGCAATGCGCAGCGCCGCGGCCGGCATCGAGGGCGAGGTTGCGGTGGTCGCGGTACCGGCACTCTACCCGGCAGGCGGCGAGAAGCAGCTGATCCGCGTGCTTACCGGTATCGAGATCCCCTATGGCAAGCTGGGCGGCGATTTCGGCGTACAGTGCTTCAATGTCGGCACCGCCCACGCCGTCCATCGTGCCTTCGCCTGCGGCGAGCCCCTGGTGTCGCGCGTCGTCACCCTGACCGGCAACGTCGCCGCCGCGGGCAATTACGAGGTCCTGATCGGCACGCCGATCGACGAGTTGCTGCCGCTGGCCCGGCCACGTTCCGATACCGACCGCTACCTGATGGGCGGCCCGATGATGGGCTTTGCCCTGCCGCGCCTGGACGTACCCGTCGCCAAGGCCACCAACTGCGTCATCAGCGCCTCGCCGGCACTGTTCCCGCCACCGCAGCCGGAGCAGGCTTGCATACGCTGTGGCGAGTGCGCGCGTGCCTGTCCGGCCGAGCTGCAACCTTTCGAGCTGTACTGGTTCAGCCGCGCGAAGAACTTCGGCAAGGCCCAGGAATACCACCTCTTCGACTGCATCGAATGCGGTTGCTGCGCCTACGTCTGCCCCGCCCACATTCCGCTGGTCGACTACTACCGCTTCGCCAAAAGCGAGATCTGGGCCCGCGAACGCGACAAGAGCGCTGCGGATGCAGCCCGTGAGCGCTTCGAGTTCCGCAATTTCCGGCAGGACCGCGAGAAGGAAGAAAAGGCCGCCAAGCTTGCCGCCAAGGCGGCGGAAACCCGTGCCAAGCTGGCGTCCGGCGACGACAGCAAGGCCGAGCCCACCGCCCCTGCTCCGGCGGCCGAGGATCCCAAGAAAGCCCTGATCGCCGCCGCCCTCGCCCGCGCCCAGGCACAGAAGCAGGAAGTGCAACCCAGGAACACCGACAATCTCAGCCAGGACACGCAGGCCGAGATCGCCGACATCGAAGCGCGGCGGCGCCAGCAGGGCACCGCGCATGCAGCCGCCAGCCCCGCCGTCGCGGCCGACGACAACCCGCAATGA
- a CDS encoding electron transport complex subunit E, producing MNMQQFREIAHNGLWKQNTGLAQLLGLCPILAISTSMVNAVSLGLATLLVMALSNLAVAGLRNFIPYEIRIPVFVLIIAALVTVVDLAFNAFLHSLYLVLGIFIPLIVTNCIVLARVEAYAAKNDPLSSTVDAVMMGCGLVWVLALLGGLRELVGSGTLFSGIEMIIPDTSALTVFGDDYPGFLIAILPPGAFFALGCLIAAYNAINARQAARRRAAPMTATPTETGPGTEAA from the coding sequence TTGAACATGCAGCAATTCCGCGAGATCGCCCACAACGGCCTGTGGAAACAGAATACCGGCCTCGCCCAGCTGCTCGGCCTGTGCCCCATCCTCGCGATCAGCACCAGCATGGTGAATGCGGTCAGCCTCGGCCTGGCGACCCTGCTGGTGATGGCACTCTCCAACCTGGCCGTCGCCGGCCTGCGCAACTTCATTCCCTACGAGATCCGCATTCCGGTTTTCGTCCTGATCATTGCCGCGCTGGTCACGGTGGTCGACCTCGCCTTCAATGCCTTCCTGCACAGCCTTTACCTGGTGCTCGGCATCTTCATTCCGCTGATCGTCACCAACTGCATCGTGCTGGCGCGCGTCGAAGCTTACGCGGCAAAGAATGACCCGCTCTCCTCCACCGTCGATGCGGTGATGATGGGCTGCGGTCTGGTGTGGGTGCTGGCGCTGCTGGGCGGCCTGCGCGAACTGGTGGGCAGCGGCACGCTGTTCTCCGGCATCGAGATGATCATCCCGGACACCTCGGCGCTGACGGTGTTCGGCGACGACTACCCCGGCTTCCTGATCGCGATCCTGCCGCCGGGCGCCTTCTTCGCACTCGGCTGCCTGATCGCCGCCTACAACGCGATCAATGCCCGACAGGCAGCTCGCCGCCGCGCAGCGCCGATGACGGCCACGCCCACGGAAACCGGGCCCGGCACCGAGGCGGCCTGA
- a CDS encoding MBL fold metallo-hydrolase: MAVELYNDGKHVCLAFYDLVDEEADHAVQCNQFLIVDGDHGALVDPGGNMTYNGLLMGMQRYFPSKNLDYILASHADPDIIASLNKWMVTTSCRVMISKLWARFLPHFTTGRDYTDRIIGIPDEGMLVPLGQCKLKALPAHFMHSEGNFQFYDPISKILFSGDMGASLIDHADALQPVKDFDKHIQYMIGFHRRYMVSNKIGRFWVNMVRSLDVEMIVPQHGARFEGKAMVNRFLDWIENLQCGVDLMTQENYRAP, from the coding sequence ATGGCGGTCGAGCTCTACAACGATGGCAAACATGTCTGCCTGGCCTTCTACGACCTCGTGGACGAAGAGGCCGACCATGCCGTTCAGTGCAACCAGTTCCTGATTGTCGACGGCGATCATGGCGCGCTGGTCGACCCCGGTGGCAACATGACGTACAACGGTCTGCTGATGGGGATGCAACGCTATTTCCCGTCGAAGAACCTCGACTACATCCTGGCCTCGCATGCCGATCCCGACATCATCGCTTCGCTCAACAAGTGGATGGTGACGACCAGCTGCCGGGTGATGATCTCCAAGCTGTGGGCGCGCTTCCTGCCGCACTTCACCACCGGCCGCGACTACACCGACCGCATCATCGGCATTCCCGACGAAGGCATGCTGGTGCCGCTGGGGCAGTGCAAGCTGAAGGCGCTGCCGGCGCACTTCATGCACTCGGAAGGCAACTTCCAGTTCTACGATCCGATCTCCAAGATCCTGTTCTCGGGCGACATGGGCGCATCGCTGATCGATCACGCCGACGCCCTGCAACCGGTGAAGGATTTCGACAAGCACATCCAGTACATGATCGGCTTCCACCGCCGCTACATGGTGTCGAACAAGATCGGCCGCTTCTGGGTGAACATGGTGCGCAGCCTCGACGTCGAGATGATCGTGCCGCAGCACGGCGCGCGTTTCGAGGGCAAGGCGATGGTCAACCGCTTCCTCGACTGGATCGAGAACCTGCAGTGCGGCGTCGATCTGATGACGCAGGAAAACTACCGCGCGCCCTGA
- a CDS encoding cytochrome c: protein MNRNAVRGWADFMRACVGGLVLALASPAIGGDAVRGKEISSTCAACHGADGNSATVEFPRLAGQHEDYLRQALSDYKAGKRRNPIMAAQVENLSKRDIADLAAWFASQQGLYLKR from the coding sequence ATGAACCGCAACGCCGTTCGCGGCTGGGCCGATTTCATGCGTGCCTGCGTGGGAGGGCTGGTGCTGGCGCTGGCAAGCCCGGCGATCGGGGGTGATGCAGTGCGCGGCAAGGAGATATCCTCCACCTGCGCGGCCTGTCACGGCGCGGATGGCAACAGCGCTACCGTCGAATTTCCCCGCCTGGCCGGCCAGCATGAGGATTACCTGCGCCAGGCCCTGTCGGACTACAAGGCCGGCAAACGGCGCAATCCCATCATGGCGGCACAGGTGGAAAACCTGAGCAAGCGCGACATTGCCGATCTCGCGGCCTGGTTCGCCAGCCAGCAGGGGCTCTACCTCAAGCGTTGA
- a CDS encoding chloride channel protein has protein sequence MQPPPSPPSEPSPPKLPPGPTPDSTSGRTLRHLARGGRRYALPWLSPGRWHQRLLLVGAALLAGLIAISFAIGAELAIDWHHRLMSYSPWLTLIIAPGGFALMAWLSRRFFAGTEGSGIPQAIAASLTDDGRLRRRFLSLRIAIAKVLLTLGGLLSGASIGREGPSVQIGASVMHMLAGRRRGRIASSRDLIVAGSGAGIAAAFNTPLGGIMFAIEEMCRYRAFRANSTTLTAVIFAGLMSLAVLGNYTYFGRTPAAIGWPGGIWPVLMCGMLGGLLGGGFSRLLIASSRGLPGRVGSFALTRPIAFAAACGLATALIGLLTGGLTYGTGYAESKAALEGAAGLPIYFMLAKMVVIWLAFVSRIPGGIFAPALAVGAGLGADIAYFMPDDQDAAILVLGMVAFLAGMTQTPITSFVIVMEMTANHQMLLPLMATAVVAHGFSKSVAPLPLYHALAHPILRRLEAEAHPHPSAAPHSMLPK, from the coding sequence ATGCAGCCACCGCCTTCCCCGCCATCCGAACCGTCCCCCCCAAAGTTGCCTCCCGGCCCCACGCCCGACTCCACCTCGGGCCGCACCCTGCGCCACCTTGCGCGCGGGGGTCGCCGCTATGCCTTGCCATGGCTGTCACCGGGACGCTGGCACCAGCGCTTGCTGCTGGTCGGCGCCGCCCTTCTGGCCGGCCTGATTGCGATCAGCTTCGCCATTGGCGCCGAACTGGCCATCGACTGGCATCACCGGCTGATGTCGTACAGCCCCTGGTTGACGCTGATCATCGCACCCGGCGGTTTCGCGTTGATGGCCTGGCTGTCGCGCCGCTTCTTCGCCGGCACCGAAGGCAGCGGCATCCCGCAGGCGATCGCTGCCTCGCTCACCGACGACGGACGGCTGCGACGGCGCTTCCTGTCCTTGCGGATCGCGATCGCGAAAGTCCTGCTCACGCTCGGCGGCCTGCTTTCCGGCGCGTCCATCGGCCGTGAAGGTCCGTCGGTACAGATCGGCGCCTCGGTCATGCACATGCTCGCCGGGCGCCGGAGGGGCCGCATCGCCTCCAGCCGCGACCTCATCGTGGCCGGCAGCGGCGCCGGCATCGCCGCGGCCTTCAACACGCCACTCGGCGGCATCATGTTCGCGATCGAGGAGATGTGCCGCTATCGTGCCTTCCGCGCCAACAGCACCACGCTGACGGCGGTGATCTTCGCCGGTCTGATGTCGCTCGCCGTACTGGGCAACTACACCTATTTCGGTCGTACGCCTGCCGCCATCGGCTGGCCGGGTGGCATCTGGCCGGTGCTCATGTGCGGGATGCTTGGCGGGCTGCTCGGCGGCGGCTTCTCGCGGCTGCTGATCGCGTCGTCACGCGGCCTGCCTGGACGGGTCGGCAGCTTCGCACTGACGCGCCCGATCGCCTTCGCCGCGGCCTGCGGGCTGGCGACGGCACTGATCGGCCTGCTGACCGGCGGCCTGACCTACGGTACCGGCTACGCCGAATCGAAGGCCGCGCTCGAAGGCGCCGCCGGACTGCCAATCTACTTCATGCTGGCCAAGATGGTGGTGATCTGGCTTGCCTTCGTGTCGCGCATTCCGGGCGGCATCTTCGCACCCGCGCTGGCGGTGGGCGCCGGGCTGGGCGCCGACATCGCCTACTTCATGCCGGACGACCAGGATGCCGCCATCCTGGTTCTCGGCATGGTCGCCTTCCTCGCCGGCATGACCCAGACGCCGATCACGTCCTTCGTGATCGTCATGGAAATGACCGCCAACCACCAGATGCTGCTGCCCCTGATGGCAACGGCGGTGGTCGCGCACGGATTCTCGAAATCGGTGGCGCCGCTGCCGCTCTACCATGCACTCGCGCACCCCATCCTGCGCAGGCTCGAGGCCGAAGCGCACCCTCACCCTTCCGCAGCACCCCACAGCATGCTGCCGAAATAA
- a CDS encoding RnfABCDGE type electron transport complex subunit D has translation MIHSPYIRKPASIQRVMLTVLIALLPGIAAYVWQIGAGILVNIVIASVAALAGEAAVLALRRKPVAMALGDGSALVTAWLVALCFPPIVPWWLTALAALVAVVAVKQLYGGLGQNPFNPAMAAYCTMIVAYPALMSQWPAAGQLDFATQLQLILGSTRDLDAITGATALDTMRTGLRVPDATVDSVRQLGAFGLAGGKGWEWLAAGYLAGGLILLATRVITWHMPAAFLTALAIISGAFWLVHPGQFASPLFHLASGGAMLAAFFIVTDPVSGATTPRGKLIFAAGVACIAWLIRSFGAYPEGIAFGVLLMNLCVPLIDMKTQPPVFGHRGGRAP, from the coding sequence ATGATCCATTCTCCCTACATCCGCAAACCGGCCAGCATCCAGCGCGTGATGCTCACCGTCCTGATCGCGCTGCTACCAGGCATCGCCGCCTATGTCTGGCAGATCGGCGCCGGCATCCTGGTCAACATCGTCATCGCCTCGGTCGCCGCGCTTGCCGGCGAAGCAGCGGTGCTCGCCCTGCGGCGCAAACCCGTCGCGATGGCGCTGGGCGACGGGTCGGCGCTCGTCACCGCCTGGCTGGTCGCGTTGTGCTTTCCCCCCATCGTGCCGTGGTGGCTGACGGCGCTGGCGGCGCTGGTGGCCGTGGTGGCCGTCAAGCAGCTCTACGGCGGCCTCGGCCAGAATCCCTTCAACCCAGCGATGGCGGCCTACTGCACCATGATCGTCGCCTATCCCGCGCTGATGTCGCAATGGCCGGCAGCCGGCCAGCTCGACTTCGCCACCCAGCTGCAGCTCATTCTAGGCAGCACCCGCGATCTCGACGCCATCACCGGCGCCACGGCGCTCGACACCATGCGCACCGGCCTGCGGGTGCCGGATGCCACGGTCGATAGCGTACGACAGCTCGGCGCCTTTGGTCTCGCCGGCGGCAAGGGCTGGGAATGGCTCGCCGCGGGCTACCTGGCGGGCGGACTCATCCTGCTCGCGACCCGCGTGATCACCTGGCACATGCCGGCGGCCTTCCTCACGGCGCTGGCCATCATCTCCGGCGCATTCTGGCTCGTCCACCCCGGGCAGTTCGCCTCGCCGCTGTTCCACCTCGCCAGCGGCGGCGCCATGCTCGCCGCCTTCTTCATCGTCACCGACCCGGTGTCGGGCGCGACCACCCCGCGCGGCAAGCTCATCTTCGCCGCCGGCGTGGCCTGCATCGCCTGGCTCATCCGCAGCTTCGGCGCCTACCCGGAAGGCATCGCCTTCGGCGTGCTGCTGATGAATCTGTGTGTGCCGCTGATCGACATGAAGACCCAGCCGCCGGTCTTCGGCCATCGCGGAGGGCGCGCCCCATGA
- a CDS encoding cytochrome c, which produces MRGRYLMAAVMLAASLQAVAAEGNAEAAKGKLSMCIGCHGIPGYRTSFPAVYSVPKLGGQHPAYIVRALEAYKAGERSHPTMQGIARSLSEQDMADLAAYYGGGK; this is translated from the coding sequence ATGCGCGGACGATATCTGATGGCAGCGGTGATGCTGGCCGCAAGCCTGCAGGCGGTGGCGGCGGAGGGCAATGCCGAAGCGGCGAAGGGCAAGTTGTCGATGTGTATCGGATGCCACGGCATTCCGGGTTACCGGACCAGCTTTCCCGCGGTGTATTCGGTGCCCAAGCTCGGCGGCCAGCACCCGGCCTACATCGTGCGTGCGCTGGAGGCCTACAAGGCCGGAGAGCGCAGTCACCCGACCATGCAGGGTATTGCACGTAGCCTGTCCGAGCAGGATATGGCCGATCTGGCTGCGTACTACGGGGGTGGAAAATGA
- a CDS encoding MoxR family ATPase: MSQLRFEGSQDYVATPDLMLAVNAAIRLQRPLLIKGEPGTGKTMLAEEVAAALGLPLLQWHIKSTTKAQQGLYEYDAVSRLRDSQLGDDRVKDIANYIVKGVLWQAFEAETQTVVLIDEIDKADIEFPNDLLRELDRMEFHVYETRKTVQARHRPIVFITSNNEKELPDAFLRRCFFHYIKFPDRDTMQRIVDVHFPDIRKTLLGEALEVFFGLRDIPGLKKKPSTSELIDWLKLLVAEDIPPEALRSPDQKAIVPPLAGALLKNEQDMHLFERLVYMARHNR; this comes from the coding sequence ATGTCCCAGCTCCGTTTCGAAGGCTCGCAGGACTACGTCGCCACCCCCGACCTGATGCTGGCGGTCAATGCTGCCATCCGCCTGCAGCGTCCGCTCCTGATCAAGGGCGAACCCGGCACCGGCAAGACCATGCTGGCCGAGGAGGTCGCCGCCGCGCTCGGCCTGCCGCTCTTGCAGTGGCACATCAAGTCCACCACCAAGGCGCAGCAGGGGCTCTACGAATACGACGCGGTTTCGCGCCTGCGCGACTCACAGCTCGGCGACGACCGCGTCAAGGACATCGCCAACTACATCGTCAAGGGCGTGCTGTGGCAGGCCTTCGAGGCCGAGACCCAGACGGTGGTGCTGATCGACGAGATCGACAAGGCCGACATCGAATTCCCGAACGACCTGCTGCGCGAGCTCGACCGCATGGAATTCCATGTGTACGAGACGCGCAAGACGGTGCAGGCGCGTCACCGTCCCATCGTCTTCATCACCTCGAACAACGAGAAGGAACTTCCCGACGCCTTCCTGCGCCGCTGTTTCTTCCACTACATCAAGTTTCCCGACCGCGACACCATGCAGCGGATCGTGGATGTGCACTTCCCCGACATCCGCAAGACGCTGCTCGGCGAGGCGCTCGAAGTCTTCTTCGGGCTGCGCGACATTCCCGGCCTGAAGAAGAAGCCCTCGACCTCCGAGCTGATCGACTGGCTCAAGCTGCTGGTCGCCGAGGACATCCCCCCGGAGGCGCTGCGCTCGCCCGACCAGAAGGCCATCGTGCCACCGCTGGCCGGCGCACTGCTGAAGAACGAGCAGGACATGCATCTCTTCGAGCGCTTGGTGTACATGGCGCGGCACAACCGCTGA
- a CDS encoding DUF1841 family protein, with protein MFNPTRDEVRNFFIEAWRKYQAREVLTPLETIAADIVAQHPEYHAVVDKPDSVDRDFPPEAGQVNPFLHLSLHLAIEEQLSIDQPPGIRAAFEAACAHRGERHAAMHDALECLGETLFNAQRNGTQPDGVAYVAALRRSAGVGPLA; from the coding sequence ATGTTCAATCCGACCCGCGACGAAGTGCGCAATTTCTTCATCGAAGCTTGGCGGAAGTACCAGGCGCGCGAGGTCCTGACCCCGCTGGAGACCATCGCCGCCGACATCGTCGCCCAGCATCCCGAATACCACGCCGTCGTAGACAAACCGGATTCGGTCGACCGCGATTTCCCGCCCGAAGCGGGTCAGGTCAATCCCTTCCTGCACCTGTCGCTGCACCTCGCGATCGAGGAGCAGCTGTCGATCGACCAGCCGCCGGGCATCCGTGCCGCCTTCGAGGCCGCCTGCGCGCATCGCGGCGAACGGCACGCGGCCATGCACGACGCCCTCGAATGTCTGGGCGAAACCCTGTTCAACGCCCAGCGCAACGGCACCCAGCCCGACGGCGTCGCCTATGTCGCAGCCTTGCGACGCAGCGCCGGGGTCGGGCCGCTTGCGTGA